GTTTTATCCCTTTCAAAGCATAACTGAAACTTAAAAGCAACCTTTTCATCTGGATAGTTTTTGCTGCAAATGTAGCGATTTCAATACGATATTGTGTTTTTTATATTGATTTTTTCAAGAAAAAAGTCCAAAAATCTAAGTGTTTTCGGACTTTCTTTATAAGATATATTAGTTTATTTTCTTCTAAAAAGTTTTTGAAATATATTTATTCAGCGCCCAAATATACGCATTTCTCACTTCAGTCGTGCCAAATGCTTCAATAGTATCTTGCACTATTTTCCATACTCCGTCCGAAGAATTCTCGCTTGGAATACAAAAATAAAGGATGTAGGTTCTGCCTTTCGAAACTCTAACATATTCCACCAATATTGCAGCTACCTCATTGGTTTCTTCGCGTATAAACTTTTTAAAATTAAAAATTCTATCTACTGAATTCAATGAATAAATTACCGTATTAATGTCCTCCAATTTATATCCTTCTTTGATGGGAAGGTACGATTTATACTCTTTTGTAATGTAATTATATTCTTCTATGGTAGTTTGAGCTTTAGCAAAACCAATGCTCAAAATAAATATCAATGAAAATAAAATGGCTTTTTTCATAAATTCCCAATTTTTATTAAACTCATCGCAAATATAATTCATTTTATTCATTTTCAGTACTCTTTCACAAAAAAGTCCCGAAAACCTTTCGATTTTCGGGACTTTCCTGCTCTCCCTCTTGGACTTGAACCAAGGACCCTCTGATTAACAGTCAGATGCTCTAACCGACTGAGCTAAGGAAGAATTTCCACACTTTTTCAAATGCGGATGCAAAGATAATGGTTATTTTCAGAATTTGCAATATCTTTGCAAAAAAAATTGCACTAAAATTAATATGAAAAAAATTCTCGGCATTGGTAATGCGCTGACTGACATCCTTTTTCGCACTAAAAACGATGAAATTTTAACCCAACTGCAACTAAAAAAAGGAAGTATGCAATTGGTGGATGATGTGAAATCAAAAAAAATTATCTCCCTTTTTAAGGAACAATTACCCGTAATGGCAACAGGTGGTTCCGCCTCAAATGCTATAAACGGAGCTACAAAGTTAGGAAACAACGGTGGATTTATCGGAAAAATCGGTAATGATGAAATCGGTAAATTTTTTGCCCAAAACAGTTTGGAAAACGGTGTAGAACCTTTTTTGAAAATCAGTGAAACTTCTTCAGGCAATTGTACTGTTATTGTTTCTGCCGATGGAGAACGCACATTATGCACCTTTCTTGGCGCTGCAAGCGAACTTTTAGCGGAAGATTTAGACTCTACTATCTTTTTCGAATATGACATTTTTCACATAGAGGGATATTTAGTGCAAAATCACGAATTAATCCGTACTGCTTTAAAAATGGCAAAAAAAGCGGACATGCTTGTTTCCATTGATTTAGCAAGTTTTAATACTGTAGAAGAAAACAGAGATTTTCTATACGAGATGATTGATAAATACGTGGACATTACATTTGCTAACGAAGATGAAGCGACAGCTTTTTCACAATCTACACCGGAAGACGCTTTGCGTAAAATCGGTGAGTTGTGCGATATTGCAGTGGTAAAATTAGGAAGAAACGGTTCTTTGGTGAAAAAAGCGGGGGAAATATATAAAATTGATGCTTATCAAGTGGATTGTGTGGATAGTACCGGAGCCGGCGACATGTATGCAGCAGGATTTTTGCACGGACTTTCAAAAAATTATCCTTTAGATGTTTGTGGAAAAATCGGTTCGTTGGTTTCAGCCAAAGTAGTGGAAGTAATGGGAGCAAAACTCACGGAAAGTGTTTGGATGGAGATTTATCGGGAGATAGAAAATATTTTAAAAGAAAAACAATAAAAAACTAAAAATTTCAGCTTTTTATTTTATCGCTTCCAACTCTACCGTAAAATGTCTCATAATGGGATTTTCACAGGTAATTTTATAACCGTGTCTAATTGTTTCCCGTTTATCATATACATTTTTCAACGCAGCGGCAATTACATCCATGTGATTATTGGTGTATGTTCTGCGAGGAATTGCCAAACGTAATAATTCCAAGTCGGGATAACGATTTTCACGCGTTACAGGATCGCGATCGGCAAGAATTGCTCCAATTTCCACACCGCGAATTCCCGCTTCCAAATACAATTCCACAGCCAGTGTTTGCGCTATAAATTCTTCTTTCGGAACGTGTGTGAGTACTTTTTTTGCATCCACAAAAATGGCGTGTCCACCGGCAGGACGTTGATAAGGAATGCCGTATTCATCTAACTTTTTTCCTAAATATTCTACTTGTTTAATGCGTGTTTCGAGATAATCAAATTCGGTTCCTTCGTCCAAACCTTGTGCTAATGCATTCATATCGCGGCCTGACATTCCTCCATAGGTAATAAAACCTTCGTTCATAATGCAAAACATCTGGCATTTTTTCCAAAGTTCTTCCGATTTCATTGCCAAAAATCCACCCATATTTACAATTGCATCTTTTTTGGAAGACATTGTCATTATATCTGCGTAAAAAAATATTTCTCTTACAATTTCTTTGATGGATTTATTTCCGTACCCTTTTTCGCGTGTTTTTATAAAATAGGCATTTTCAGCAAAGCGAGCAGAATCTATTAATAATAAAACTCCATATTTTTTGCATAATGCCGAAACTTCTTTTATGTTTTCCATCGAAACAGGTTGTCCTCCGGCAGTATTGTTTGTTACAGTTAAAATAACTGCCGGAATTTTTTCTTTCGGATATTTTTTTAATACATCTTCCAATTTATTTAAATCAACATTTCCTTTGAAAGGAATTTCAAGTTGCGTGTCTTTCGCTTCATCGATGGTGCAATCTACAGCTGTTGCCTTTCGGAATTCAATGTGACCTTTGGTAGTATCGAAATGTGAATTTCCGGGAAGAATGTCGCCTTCTTTGATAATAGTAGAAAAAAGCACATTTTCAGCAGCGCGACCTTGATGTGTGGGCAAAAAATAATCAAAACCGAGAATATTTTTTATGGCATCCTTCATCATATAATACGATCGAGCTCCGGCGTAACTTTCGTCGCCCAACATTACAGCGCTCCATTGTTTATCGCTCATAGCGCCTGTTCCGCTATCGGTAAGCAAATCTATAAAAACCTGTTCGCTCTTCAATCCGAAAAGATTGTATTTCACGTCTTTAATCCATTTCTCACGTTCTTCGCGCGTGCTTCTGCGAATGCTTTCAACCATTTTTATCTTGTATGATTCGGCAAAAGGAAGTTCCATAAAATTTTAGTTACAAATTATAAGTTTACACCAACGATTTTTCGGTAAAAAAACTTTCCGTGTTGTTTTTTGTATTTTTTCTGAATAACAATGCAAATATATGGATTTTATAACGAAGAAAAATGTTTTCGAGCGAAAAAAATGAAATAATAAAATTCATTTACTGGATAAAAATGATTCTCAAGAAGTTAAAAAAGTCTTTATAATGTTTCCTTATTTGGCTTTGGGAATTATTTTTTTTATTTTTGTAAGAATAGAAGGCTATTACAAAAGCAAATTAACATAAAAAACTAAAATGATTTTTAAAACATTCACACAAAAACAAAAGCCAACCGCTGAAGAAAAATCAGATATTATTCAATTTTTGCACCAACATCTTGAAAATTTTGGTGATCCGATAAACGATATTGAAAAGTGTATTGATTATACATTAAAAGAATATGAATCTTTTGGCGGTTTTATAATTTCAGCATACGAAAAAGATGAAATAGTAGGCGTGGTAGTTATAAATAAAACCGGAATGAAAGATTATATTCCTGAAAATATTTTGGTATATATTGCCACACATAAATCATACAGAGGAAAAGGCATTGGTAAAGAATTAATGCTCAAAGCCATTGATTTTGCCGATGGAAATATCGCTTTGCATGTAGAGCCGAATAATCCGGCTGTCAAACTATATGAAAAACTCGGCTTTACAAGTAAGTATCTTGAGATGCGATTAATCAAAAAATAAAAAAATGGCGTATATCACCTTTGATATTGATAAACTCCGGTATAATTATAATTATTTGGATAAACTTTTCAATAAAGGGAAAATAGAATGGTCGGTTGTAACAAAATTACTTTGCGGAAATAAAGATTATTTAAATGAATTATACAAGATGGGAGTACAACAAATGTGTGATTCCCGAATTTCTAATTTAAAATCCATAAAAAGTATTCATTCCGATATTACCACCATTTATATAAGACCACCCGCCAATTACAATGTAAGTAATGTAGTAAAATATGCCGATATTAGTTTAAATACCGAAGAAAAGACCATCCGGTTACTTTCAGAAGAAGCCCAGAGACAAAACAAAATTCACAAAATAATCATTATGATGGAACTTGGAGAATTGCGTGAAGGTGTGTTGGGAGAGAAATTGATAGAGATGTATGAAAAAGTTTACTCGCTAAAAAATATCGAAATTATCGGGTTAGGAGTAAATTTATCTTGTTTATACGGAATTCTTCCCAGCAAAGAAAAACTAATTCAGTTAATTCATTATCAAAAACTTATAAAAAAGAACTTTAAAAAGAAACTCAAATATTTATCCGGAGGCACTTCCGTAACCATTCATTTAATTTGGGATAAAACACTTCCTAAAGGAATTAATCATTTTAGAGTAGGTGAAACTTTGTTTTTTGGAACAGATGTATATGAGAGCAAGGAAGCTGATTTTTTACAACACAATCTATTTAAATTATACGCCCAGATTATTGAAATATCTGAAAAACCAATGCAGCCCGAAGGAGAATTCGGAACAAATTTGGAGGGAAAAACTTTTGAATTAGATGAAACACTGTTTGGAATTACAAGTAAGAGAGCATTAGTGGATGTAGGATTACTTGATGTGGCTGCCGAACATATTATTCCTGTGGATGAGAACATCTCCATTGTAGGAGCCACTTCCGATATCCTTGTTTTAGACCTTGGAAACAACTCCCAAAGTTATAAAGTAGGTGATTTTATTGAATTCAAACTAAATTATTACAGTACGCTTAAATTACTAAACTCCAAATATATAGAAAAAAGGATAGTTAGCAATTTATAAAGCTTCTTTCATCTCATCATTTGAAAGAATATATGCCTTTCTTATTCTACTTTCAAAGTTTTGTTGTAATTTTGAAAACCGTTATCATTAAATATAAATACGAATAAAATTGATACTCTTCAATGAAATTTCTTTATCCCTTATATTTCATCTATCAATGGCTTATCGCAATTCCATTGGCAATTTTATCTACACTGTTCACAACGGTGAGTATCATCATTTTCTCTCCGTTATTTCCTAACAGTAAATTTACATATTACATTACCTTAATGTGGGGAAAATTTTGTTGTTATGTTTTCTTTATCAATGTAAAATGTAGCGGTTTTGAACATCTTGACCCAAAACAATCGTATGTTTTCGCCGTAAACCATCAAAGTATGTTCGATATTTTAGCGGTTTATGGTTGGATTCCTTTTATTTTCAAATGGATTATGAAAGCAGAACTTCGTAAGGTTCCATTTATAGGAGCTGCGTCTGCTTCTGGAGGACATATTTTTATAGACCGAAGTAACCCAATTGCAGCAAAACATAGTTTGGAAAAAGCCGCCGAACAACTTAAACACGGAATTTCAGTAGTGATTTTCCCGGAAGGAACACGTACAAAAACAGGTAAATTGGGGAAATTTAAACGCGGCGCTTTTCTTTTGGCTTTGGAACTTAAACTGCCCATTGTCCCCGTTACGCTTTCAGGAAGTTTTGAACGTCTTCCTATTCATCACGTTTTGGTAAAACCCGGCACAATAAAAATGATCGTTCATCCTCCGGTGGATGTTTCAAAATACACTATGGAACAATCTTCGGAATTATTAAGAACAACGCAGGAAATTATCAGAAGCGGGTTATAAAAAACAAAATAAGGGAACATTTTCAAGTGTTCCCTTATTTTTTAGTTTATCAGAAATCGTTTTTTATTCTTCCAAAAAATTCGGATACATATAATTTGTAGGCGGAACAAATGTTTCTTTGATGCATTGTGGTGAAACCCAGCGCAGCAAATTGAAAAGGGAACCGGCTTTATCGTTTGTTCCCGAACCGCGTCCGCCTCCAAAAGGCTGTTGGTCAACAACCGCGCCGGTAGGTTTATCATTGATATAGAAATTGCCAGCCGTGTGTGTCAATCGTTTGGTAAGATATTCAATTACGACTCTATCTGCAGAGAAAATCGCGCCTGTCAATGCATAATCGGTAGAATTATTGAGCAAATCCAATGTTTCTTCCATTTTATCCGGTTCATATACATACACAGTAAGAATAGGTCCGAAAAGTTCTTCGCGCATAGTGATGTAATTCGGTTTCTTTGCTAAAATTACGGTAGGTTCAATAAAATAACCTTTCGATTTATCGTGTTTTCCACCTAAAACCACTTCGGCGTCCGGTGATTTTTTTGCATCATCAATATAATTTGCAAGTTTATCGAATGAATCTTCGTCAATTACTGCGTTCACAAAATTGGTGAAATCCATCACATCCCCCATTTTTATTTCTTTCAAATCTTCCGCCATCTGTTTTTTTACATTTTCCCAAATATTGGATGGAATATACGCTCTGGATGCTGCGGAACATTTCTGCCCTTGATATTCGAATGCGCCACGCACAAGCGCTGTCGCCACTTGTTTTGCATCTGCGGTATGATGAGCAAAAACATAATCTTTTCCTCCGGTTTCGCCCACAATGCGTGGATATGAACGGTATTTTGAAATATTATTGGCAATGGTTTTCCACATTCCGTTAAAAACTCCTGTAGAACCTGTGAAATGCAATCCTGCAAAATCTCTGTGATTGAAAATGACATCTGCGGCTTCTCTACCGTCGCAAAAAACAAGATTGATTACGCCGTCAGGCAGTCCCGATTCTTTCAATACTTTCATAATCAGCGAGGCTGAATAAACCGCCGTTTTTGATGGTTTCCAAACAACCGTGTTCCCCATTAAAGCAGGAGCTCCGCCCAAATTTGCGGCAATGGAAGTAAAATTAAATGGAGTTAAAGCAAAAATAAATCCTTCTAACGGACGCCACACCATTCTATCCCAAATTCCTGCGGAAGAGTTTGGTTGCATCGCGTAAAGTTCGTGCATGTTTTTCACATTAAAACGGTAAAAATCAATCAATTCACACACAGCGTCAATTTCAGACTGAAACGCATTTTTTGATTGATTCAGCATGGTTGCAGCATTAAATTCATATCGATACGGACCGGCAATTAATTCTGCGGCTTTAAGAAAAATAGCCGCGCGACTTTCCCAGCTCATTGCTTCCCAGTCGGGTTTGGCTTTCAATGCTGCGTCAATTGCCATTTGTACGTGCGTTTTATCACCTTGATGATAATGTCCCAACAAATGCGNGTGATTGTGAGGAGGACGAATATCTAACTTTTTTCCGGTTCTGATTTCTTTCCCGCCAATGATCATTGGAATGTCCAAGCCGCCTTTATTCAGTTCGGTAAGTTTTTCTTTTAATNACAAATTGTATTTTTTCTGAATTTTTATAAGATATTGCAAATCTACAAAAATTCTTTGAATACACTATATTTTTGATGAAAAACAGCATTATTTTGGCTCATCAAAAAATAATTTAGTTAAATAATCTTAAAATNNAATCTTNCGNAAAGTTTTATTCGTCTAATTTTCAACTTATTAACAAATATGCAAANCAAAATATTGTTTTTTGCAAACTACTATGTATTGCATAGTATTTTATAAAGTTATATTTTTGCCTCATCAAACATAAAAAAATTCAAAATTATGGAAAACAAGTATGAAAATTTAGAAAAATTAAACGACCTTTATAAAAAAGGTGCGATAACAGAAAGTGAGTACAATGCTGAAAAAGAAAAAATACTGAACAGAGGNAATATCGCTGTATCAACAAATGACGACAACAAATACAGCATGCTAATGCACTTATCTCAATTCTCCAACATAATAATACCGGGAGCCGGATTAATTGTTCCTATCATTATGTGGTTCTCACGTAAAGAAAAAGAATTTATTGATATAAACGGAAAAATCATTTTGAATTGGAACATCAGTTTATTAATCTACTTTGTATTGGGAATTATAATAGCGGTTTTTTCCGGAATCATTTCTGTTCCTATTACCGACAGAACCGATAATCCTATCCCTGTTTTAAGTTGGGTTTTTGGTACTATTGTTTTTCCTTTGGTGTTTTTTGGAATAGTCGATTTTATTTTTACTATTGTAGGAGCATTAAAAGCAAGCAAAGGCGAAGTTTGGAATTATCCGTTAAGTATCAGGTTTTTTAAAACAAAATAGCTATTCGCCAAAACTGCTGTGAATGGTGAAAAATAAAGGACAAAGTCCAAACCTGTTTGCTGCAGGCAGGTAACATACAAAGTGTAAATAACAAAACAAATTATGATAAATCTTAAGAACATCCACAAAACTTATTACACCGAAGCTACTTCATTACACGTATTAAAAGGAATAGACCTCACAATTGATAAAGGCGAGTTTGTATCCATTATGGGAGCATCCGGTTCGGGAAAATCAACACTTTTAAATATTATAGGCATTTTAGACAGCTATGATAAAGGCGATTATTCTCTGAACGGAACTTTAATAAAAGATCTTTCAGAAAAACAAGCAGCTTTTTATCGAAACGAAATGATTGGATTTGTATTTCAATCTTTCAATTTGATAAATTTTAAAAACGCAATGGAAAATGTGGCATTACCGCTTTATTACAAAAACATCAGCAGGAAAAAACGAAATGTGATAGCAATGGAATATTTGGATAAAATGGGACTAAAAGACTGGGCGACGCATTATCCAAACGAAATGTCGGGCGGACAAAAGCAACGTGTAGCCATTGCGCGCGCTTTAATATCAAACCCGAAAGTAATTCTTGCCGACGAACCCACAGGAGCTTTGGACAGTAAAACCACTCAAGAAGTAATGGAAGTGTTGAGGCAAGTCAATGCGGAAGGAATTACGACCATTATCGTTACACACGAAAAATCGGTAACCGACGTAACTAAACGCGTTATACATATCAAAGACGGTTTAATTGAAAACGTATAATACAAATGAACACCATCAATGAAATAATTGCAACATTAAGCCATAACAAGCTCCGTACGTTTTTGACCGGACTTTCTGTTTCGTGGGGTATTTTCATTTTAATTATTTTGATGAGCGCCGGAAACGGATTAAAAAACGGAGTAACGAGCAATTTTAGCAGTAGAGCTACAAATACCGTTCAAATGTGGCCCGGAGTAACTTCTATTCCTTATAAAGGATTGAAAAGTGGCCGGAATATGAATTTAACAGAGAAAGAATCGGACGCTTTAAACAAACTTCCTGAAACCGGCGAAAAAACAAACGTTGTGGAAACCAATGTTACTATTTCTTTTGGAAGTGAATCCGGTTCCTATCAATTAAAAGGCGTTGATCCTACTTACAATGATATTTTTAAATTGGAAATCAATTCAGGAAATGGACGATTTATTAATACAATGGATTTGAAAAGCAACAGCAAAGTTATTGTGCTGGATAGAAAAATAGTGGAAACGCTTTTCAAAGGAAAAAATGCACTTGGGGAATATGTAAAAGTAGGCGATATTATGTTCAAGATTGTGGGAATCAATACTAAAAAAGAAAGATTTGATGGCTCGCAAGCATATATTCCTTTTTCCACCGCTCAAATGATATACAAACCCGACAAAAAATTAAGCACCATCGCTTTAACTGTGAACGGATTGGAAACAAAAGATGAGAACGATAAATTCAATGATAAATTAAAATCTACCGTTTCGCCTACTATGATGTTCGACCCGAAAGATGAAAAAGCGCTTTGGATTTGGAATTCACAACGCGATTACATTGAAACAATGAAAATTTTTAACGGCATCAGCATTTTTGTAACCATTGTGGGAATTTTAACATTAATTGCGGGAATTGTAGGTGTAAGCAATATTATGCTTGTATCCGTAAAAGAACGCACACGTGAATTTGGAATTCGTAAAGCTATTGGGGCTACACCGGGTTCTATTCTTCGCTCTATAATTGTTGAATCAATACTTATTACAGCTATTTTTGGATATTTGGGAATGATGGCGGGAATCTCTCTTTCTGAAATTGTAAATTTTATTATGGAAAAAGGAGCTGCCGCAGCAGCCAATAGCGACGGACCTCAAATGAGTGTTTTCAAAAATCCAACCGTAGATTTGAAATACGTTTTCTTTGCCACTCTGATTTTAATTATTGCCGGAGTAATTGCGGGTTATATGCCTGCACGCAGAGCGGTGAGAATTAAACCCATAGAAGCAATGCGGGAAGAATAGTTTACAGTTTATAGTTAAAAATATAATTGATGAAGAATTACGATATAAATAATAAAAGTCGAAATAAAAAATCTGTAAAGGATTTTTTAGGGGGATTATCAATCTTTGACTTAGACCGTTGGCAGGAAATTTGGCAAGCTATAACACACAATAAATTTCGTAGTGTTTTAACCGGATTTGGAGTTTTCTGGGGAATGTTTATGCTTGTTGTAATGGTAGGCGCCGGCATTGCACTTCAACGCGGTATGCAGCAAAATATTGAAGGTTTTGCAACTAATTCTTGTTTTGCAAGCGATGGAGTTACTTCTGAACCCTATAAAGGTTTCAAAAAGGGAAGATACTGGAACATTGTAAATGAAGACCTCGATGTATTGAGAAACAAAATTCCTGAAATGCAATATTTATCGCCGGTTTTATTTGGCGGACGTTCCGGGAATGGAAACAATACCGTTCGTGGCGAAAAAAGTGGTTCATTCAATTCAAAAGGTGTTTTGGCAAACTATAACGAAATTGACAGATGTAAATTGATTTACGGCAGATACATAAATGATATTGACAATGAAGGGAAAAGAAAGGTTTGTGTTATTGGCGAGCGTGTTTACGAAGTTTTATTTAATAAAGGAGAAAATCCTGTAGGAAAATACATTAAATTGAATGGTATTTACTTTCAAGTAATAGGAGTTGCACAAAAATTAGCACAAATAAATATTGGAGGAAATACGGAAGAAACTGTTGTACTGCCTCTTTCAACGATGCAGCAAGTGTTTAACCAGGGAAATAAAGTGCATTTTTTGGCTATAACAGCTCAACCGGGAATAAAAGTGAGCGTGGTGGAAAAAAGGGTGCAGGAAGAACTTAAAAAACTCCACAACATCGCTCCAAATGATAAAACGGGAGTTTGGACAATGAACATTGAAGACCAATTTACAATGTTTTTGTATTTAGGAATCGGTATTGCATCACTGATTTGGATTGTGGGATTGGGAACATTAACAGCCGGCGGAATTGGCGTGAGCAATATTATGCTTGTAACCGTAAAAGAACGCACCAAAGAAATAGGTATTAAGCGTGCCTTAGGAGCTACACCACGCAATATTATCACACAAATAATGACCGAAAGCGTAATTCTTACATTGATTGCCGGTGTAAGCGGATTAATGTTTGGAGTTGGGATTTTAACTGTTGTAGGAATTTTACTTAATAACGGCGATG
The genomic region above belongs to uncultured Paludibacter sp. and contains:
- a CDS encoding conserved membrane hypothetical protein (Evidence 4 : Unknown function but conserved in other organisms) yields the protein MKNYDINNKSRNKKSVKDFLGGLSIFDLDRWQEIWQAITHNKFRSVLTGFGVFWGMFMLVVMVGAGIALQRGMQQNIEGFATNSCFASDGVTSEPYKGFKKGRYWNIVNEDLDVLRNKIPEMQYLSPVLFGGRSGNGNNTVRGEKSGSFNSKGVLANYNEIDRCKLIYGRYINDIDNEGKRKVCVIGERVYEVLFNKGENPVGKYIKLNGIYFQVIGVAQKLAQINIGGNTEETVVLPLSTMQQVFNQGNKVHFLAITAQPGIKVSVVEKRVQEELKKLHNIAPNDKTGVWTMNIEDQFTMFLYLGIGIASLIWIVGLGTLTAGGIGVSNIMLVTVKERTKEIGIKRALGATPRNIITQIMTESVILTLIAGVSGLMFGVGILTVVGILLNNGDGFFKDPQISFSVAIASLFIIIIIGVFAGYMPAHKAMKIKAIEAIRQEN